The Alistipes finegoldii DSM 17242 DNA segment CGAGGAGCAGAAATTCGGCGTGGCGGCCAAGGAGAAGCTGACGCAGCTGGCGGTCAACGTCGATACGCTGACTCTCACGGCGACGCCGATTCCGCGAACGCTGCAATTCTCGCTCATGGGTTCGCGCGACCTTTCGGTCATCTCGACGCCGCCGCCCAACCGGCAGCCGATCGTCACCGAATCGCACGTCTTCTCGGAGGAGATCATCCGCGACGCCGTCGAAACGGAACTCGCGCGCGGCGGACAGGTCTACTTCGTCCACAACCGCGTCGAGGACCTGATGACCATGCAGGGGCTTATCACCCGCATCTGCCCCAAGGCCCGCGTGGGCGTGGGGCACGGCAAGATGCCCGCCGAGAAGCTGGAGCGGCTGATCATGGACTTTATCTACGGGGAATTCGACGTGCTGGTCGCCACGACCATCGTCGAGAACGGCATTGACATTCCCAATGCCAATACGATCATCGTGAACAATGCCCAGAACTTCGGCCTGAGCGACCTGCACCAGCTGCGCGGACGTGTGGGCCGCAGCAATCAGAAAGCCTACTGCTACCTGCTTTCGCCGCCCGACGAGCTGCTGTCGTCCGATGCGCGCCGCCGCCTGCGGGCCATCGAGGAGTTCTCCGATCTGGGATCGGGCTTCAATATCGCCATGCAGGACCTCGATATCCGCGGCGCGGGCAACCTGCTGGGAGCCGAGCAGAGCGGATTCATCGCCGATATCGGTTTCGAGACCTATCAGAAGATCATGAACGAAGCGATTGCCGAACTGCGCGCCGAGGGACTGCATGTCGCGGGCCTGAACGATTCGGAACAGGAGGTGGTCGAGCAGCTGCGCTATATCGACGACGCGCATATCGAAATCGAGGTCGAAGCCGGTCTTCCCGACTCCTATGTGGCGCAGCAGGCCGAGCGCCTGAAGCTCTACCGGGAGCTGGATTCGACCAAGGACGAGGAGGCGCTGCTGGCCTTCGGAGAGCGTCTGGCGGACCGTTTCGGCCCTCTGCCGCGTGAAACCGAGGAGCTGCTCAACGTGGTGCGCCTGCGCTGGGAGGCGATCCGGCTGGGCATGGAGCGCGTGAAGGTCAAGAACGGGCTGATGATCGTGCATTTCGTCGGCGAGCAGGACTCGCCCTACTACAAGAGCGACACTTTCATGGACCTGCTCCGCAAGGTCACGCAGAATCCCGGCAGATTTGTGTTGAAACAGCACAATAATCGTCTGGCGATGACCGTTAGGAATGTCAAAGACATTGAAGACGCATATAAAACGTTGCAGCAGCTTTGAATTTAGTAGTAGATATCGGAAACACCCTCGTGAAACTCGCTGTTTTCGACCGGGGGGAGATCGTTTTTCAGCGCTGCGTGGAGCGGCTGCATCCGTCGATGCTCGAAGAGCTGTTCGCGGCATGGCCCGTGCGCCGGGCCGTCGTGGCTTCGACGCGCGGCGAAGTGGACGAAGTAGCCGATCTGCTCCGGCCGCGCGTGGAGTATCTGCTGGAGTTCTCTTCGCAGACGCCCGTACCCATCGGCAACGCCTACCTGACGCCCGAAACGCTGGGCCGCGACCGGCTGGCCGCGGCGGTCGGCGCCACGGTGCTTTATCCGGGCCGCAACGTGCTGATCGTCGATTTCGGTACGGCGGTGACCATCGATCTGGTGACGGCCGACGCAACGTTTCGCGGCGGATGCATATCGCCGGGCATGAAGACCCGTTTCAGGGCGCTGCACGACTATACGGCCAAACTGCCTTTGTGCGCTGCGACCGAAAGCGAAGAGCTTGCGGGGCTTACCACCCGGCAGGCCATCGAGCTGGGCGTGATGAACGGAATCGCGTTCGAGATCGAGGGTTATGCGGCCCGCATGCGCAGCCAAATAGAGGATTTATGCGTAATTTTTACCGGAGGAGACGCGAATTTCTTTGTTAAACGAATTAAAAATACGATATTTGCAAATTGTAATCTGGTTTTTTGCGGATTGAATAGAATTTTAGAGTACAATGCAAGTGAAGAACACCTTAATTAAACTGGTTGTCATTGCAGCCGTGATGATTCCCTATGCCTCAGCGGCCCAGACAAGCAGTATTAACGCATTCTCTCCCTACACGATGTACGGCATCGGCGAACAGAACACGCCCGGCACCCTGCCGATGCGTTCGATGGGCGGTGTAGGTGTGGCCATGCGCAGTTCGGGCGTGGTCAATCTGCTCAATCCGGCGGCTTTCAGCGCCGCGCCGCAGAAGAGTTTCCTCTTCAACTTCGGGCTGGAGGGCCAGAATTACTACAACTCCCAGAAGGTCGACGGCATGTCGAAAAGCACGGCCTACAACACCTTCAACTTCCACGACATCGCATTTCAGCTGCCGCTGGCCAAGAAGCTCGGTCTGGGCTTCAGCCTCACGCCTTACAGTTCGGTAGGCTACCGCACCAAATACACCCATGACTACGATCCGTCCGATCCCGTATGGGGCAACGTCGGCCGCGCGCAATACGTCTATCAGGGCGAGGGCGACGTGACGGAGGTCAAACTCGGCGTCGGCTGGGAGCTTTTCAAGAACTTCTCGCTGGGTATCGCCGCGCAGTATTACTGGGGCGATATCGACCGTTCGTTCGTGATGACCCCGACCCCGATCACGGGCGACGGCTCCTACTCTTCGACGGTAGGCACCGACAACTACAGCATTTCGAGCATCAAGGGACAGATCGGCGTGCAGTGGAACGCCATCCTGAATCAGAAACGCGCCCTGACGCTGGGCGCCGCCTATGATTTCGGCGGCGACCTCAATCCCACGGTGACGAAAAATATCTATGTGGGCGACCTCTACAACTCCAGCGTAAAGGGCGATACGACGCATTTGGCACTCGTATTGCCCCGTCAGCTTTCGGTGGGCGCCTTCTACCAGACCTCCAAGTGGACGATGGGGGTGGATTACGTCTATCAGGACTGGGGCGGCCGCAACAGGCAGACCGAATCCACCGGCGTCAGCGGACCGGACCGGAGCGCCTTTGCGGTGGCATATGCCGATACGCATACGATCAAGGCCGGCGTGGAGTACACCCCCAACCGCTACGATGTGCGTAATTTCCTGAAACGCTGGTCCTACAGGGCCGGATTCCGTTACGGAACCCACAACCAGACCTACAACGGCGACAAACTGGGACAGTATGCCGTGACGCTGGGTATCGGCGTGCCCGTGAAGTTCCTCGCCATCTCGTCCATAGACGTCGGCGTCGAATACGGCCGCCGCGGTTACAACTTGGCCGAACGCCTCGGACTGGTGCGGCAGCAGTATTTCAAATTCTCGATCGGCTTCACGCTCTTTGCCGGCAGCGAGAACGGCGAGTACTGGTTCCTGCGGCCTAAATACGATTAGTTTTTGACCCGAAAATTTGCACTTTTGGAGAACCGGCAGTAAATTGCATTGGATTTCGGTACATCCGACGGACACTAAAACATATAAAATTAAATACAAAAATTAATCTCTGACCGATGAAAAACGTTAAAATTCTGCTTTCCGCTGCTCTTGTATTCGTAGGGGCGACGGCTCTGGCTCAGGACTTCAGCGCTCCGCAGTACGAGAAGTGGGGAGACACGCCCGAACAACGCGAAAAGAACATTCTGAACAGCAACTTCCTCAAGGAGTCGTGCGACAACCGCGACTACAATGCCGCTGCTCATTATCTGAATGAACTCATCAACAGCGTTCCGACCGCTTCGGTCTCGTTCTACCAGCGCGGCGCCGTGATCTACAAGAACAAGATCAACCGCGCCAAGAGCGTCGCCGAGAAGAATACGTATATCGACTCGCTGATGCTCATGTACGACCTGCGCGCCAAGTATTTCGGAGACCATCCCAAGCAGGGTGCCGCTTTCATTCTCGATCAGAAGGCACGCGAGTACCTGCGCTACAAGCCCAGCGACCGCAAGGGTATCCGTGAGGCGTTCCGTGCCGCGATCGAGGCCGGCGGCGACAACACCGATCCCGAAACCGTCGTGGCTTATTTCAGCAACCTCTGCGACGACTACAAGAACACCGACGAGGTGCTGCCCGACGAGATCATTGCCGAGTACGACCGTCTGACGCCGTTCTTCGAGAAGAATCCCAATGCCAACGAGTACAAGGCACAGTTCGACGCCGCGTTCGGTCTGAGCGGTGCCGCAAGCTGCGAGAACCTCGAAAAGCTCTTCCGCGGCAAGCTCGAAGCGGCTCCCGACGACGAGGCGCTGCTGGCGCAGGCCGTGGCGCTGATGTCGCGCGCCAAGTGCGACGGCGACTTCTATTTCACGCTCGCAGAGAAATACTATGCCGTGAAACCCTCTTCGGAGACCGCCATGTTCCTTGCGCAGGCTTTCCAGAGCAAGGGCGATTACGCCAAGGCGATCAAATACCTCAACGAGGCGCTTGCCGTCGAGCAGGATCCTGCGGAGCGTCAGCTGCTGCTGGTGCGCATCGCGCTGATCGACTTGGTTGCAAACGATATCCCCGGAGCCGCTTCCGCTGCGCGTCAGGCCCGCGACCTGAATCCTGAGGACGGCGTGCCCTATTACGTGCTGGCTCAGTGCTATGCCATTTCGGCTGCCAACTGTGGCGGTTTTGCCGGTCAGGCTACCTTCTGGGCCGCTTACGACACGATGTCGAAAGCCATCGAACTGCTGCCTGCCGATTCGGAATACATCGAGTCTGCCAAAACGTCGCTGAATGCGTTCCGCAGCCGTTTCCCGACCTCGGAGGAGTGCTTCTTCAACGAGCTGCAGGCCGGTTCCCGCTATACCGTGACCTGCGGTACGGCCGCCGGTGTCGTGACTTCCGTACGTCCCCGTTAATAAATGAACAGGCTCATCGCAAGATACGCCATGGTAGCACTCTCCGTTATGGGGAGTGCTATCTTGCTATTCTCCTGCGAACGCGACGAGGCGGAGGATGCTGCGGCTTCCGAAGAGACGATGAGAACCGAATACAGTGAAAATCTGTCGATCGTCGAATCGCAGAACGGCCGCCGTTCCTACCATTTCGTAACTCCGCTGGTCGAGGGCTATTCGCTGGCCCGCGAACCTTACCGCGAGTTCCGCAAGGGAGTCAAGATCACCACTTACAAGGACGATTCGCTCTCCACGGTCGATGCCGTGCTGACGGCCAATTACGCCATCTACTACGAGAACCGCAAATTGTGGGAGGCCAAAGGCAATGTCGTGGTCGTCAAATCGGACGGCAAGAACCTCTACACGCAGCAGTTGTTCTGGAATCAGCAGACCAAGAAGATCTATTCGAACGTCGATTCGAAAATCGTGCAGAACGACGGACGCGACGTCTTTATCGGCGAAGGTTTCGAATCCGACGAGGAGTTCAAGGACTGGCGTTTCCGCCGCATGAAAGGCCGCATGGAGGTCGAGGTCAAACCCACCGAACAGGAGGTCGAGGTCGTTCCCGACTCGACTGCCGGCTCCCGGACGGGGGCGTCGGGACCTGTCCCTGCGCCGCAGTCCGGTAAAACCGCCGCTGCATCCGTCGGCCAACCCATGCCCGAACCCGCTGTCAAGCCCGCCGTCGCTCCGGTTCCGGCCCGGCGGCCCGTTCGCAAGGATGCGCCCGGCAGACCGGCGCCCGCAGGGGAGCCTGCCGAAGCCCGGCCCAGAACGGAACAGCAGCAGATGAAGCCGGTGGATCTGAAACTGGACGATGACGAGATACAATCAACCCAATAAGAGATGCTTACTTCGGTCATACTGATTGTCCTGATGCTGTTGCTGTCGGCATTCTTTTCGGGTATGGAGATCGCTTTTACGAGCAAGAACCGCCTGAAACTGGAGATCGACCGCAAGCAGAGCCGCATGTTCGACCGCATAGCGGATATATTCTCCCGCCACCCCGGACAGTATATCACCACGATTCTGGTGGGCAACAATATCGCGCTGGTCATCTACTCGCTCTACATGTCGCTGCTGCTGCGCGGTATTTTCTACGCGCTGGGGTGGGAGAGCATCGCCCGGAACGGTTCCGTGGCGATCGAAACCGCCGTTTCGACCGTCATCATCATCTTTTTCGCGGAATTCCTGCCCAAGTCGGTCTTCCGCAACAATCCGAACTTCTATTACCGCGCGCTGGCGCCGGTAATCTATTTCTTCTATTTGCTGCTCTATCCGATCGCGCGGCTGACGACGCTCATTTCGCACGGCATCCTGCGCCTGACGGGCCGCCGCGTCGAAGAGCGGACGACGACGCACAGTTTCGACCGCGAGGACCTCGCGTCGCTGCTCGACACCAACAGTTCCGAGCCGCGTCCCGAACCCGACAACGAGCTGAAGCTGTTCCAGAACGCGCTGGATTTCGCCGACCTG contains these protein-coding regions:
- the lptC gene encoding LPS export ABC transporter periplasmic protein LptC, with amino-acid sequence MNRLIARYAMVALSVMGSAILLFSCERDEAEDAAASEETMRTEYSENLSIVESQNGRRSYHFVTPLVEGYSLAREPYREFRKGVKITTYKDDSLSTVDAVLTANYAIYYENRKLWEAKGNVVVVKSDGKNLYTQQLFWNQQTKKIYSNVDSKIVQNDGRDVFIGEGFESDEEFKDWRFRRMKGRMEVEVKPTEQEVEVVPDSTAGSRTGASGPVPAPQSGKTAAASVGQPMPEPAVKPAVAPVPARRPVRKDAPGRPAPAGEPAEARPRTEQQQMKPVDLKLDDDEIQSTQ
- a CDS encoding type III pantothenate kinase — translated: MNLVVDIGNTLVKLAVFDRGEIVFQRCVERLHPSMLEELFAAWPVRRAVVASTRGEVDEVADLLRPRVEYLLEFSSQTPVPIGNAYLTPETLGRDRLAAAVGATVLYPGRNVLIVDFGTAVTIDLVTADATFRGGCISPGMKTRFRALHDYTAKLPLCAATESEELAGLTTRQAIELGVMNGIAFEIEGYAARMRSQIEDLCVIFTGGDANFFVKRIKNTIFANCNLVFCGLNRILEYNASEEHLN
- a CDS encoding OmpP1/FadL family transporter, which translates into the protein MQVKNTLIKLVVIAAVMIPYASAAQTSSINAFSPYTMYGIGEQNTPGTLPMRSMGGVGVAMRSSGVVNLLNPAAFSAAPQKSFLFNFGLEGQNYYNSQKVDGMSKSTAYNTFNFHDIAFQLPLAKKLGLGFSLTPYSSVGYRTKYTHDYDPSDPVWGNVGRAQYVYQGEGDVTEVKLGVGWELFKNFSLGIAAQYYWGDIDRSFVMTPTPITGDGSYSSTVGTDNYSISSIKGQIGVQWNAILNQKRALTLGAAYDFGGDLNPTVTKNIYVGDLYNSSVKGDTTHLALVLPRQLSVGAFYQTSKWTMGVDYVYQDWGGRNRQTESTGVSGPDRSAFAVAYADTHTIKAGVEYTPNRYDVRNFLKRWSYRAGFRYGTHNQTYNGDKLGQYAVTLGIGVPVKFLAISSIDVGVEYGRRGYNLAERLGLVRQQYFKFSIGFTLFAGSENGEYWFLRPKYD
- a CDS encoding hemolysin family protein; the encoded protein is MLTSVILIVLMLLLSAFFSGMEIAFTSKNRLKLEIDRKQSRMFDRIADIFSRHPGQYITTILVGNNIALVIYSLYMSLLLRGIFYALGWESIARNGSVAIETAVSTVIIIFFAEFLPKSVFRNNPNFYYRALAPVIYFFYLLLYPIARLTTLISHGILRLTGRRVEERTTTHSFDREDLASLLDTNSSEPRPEPDNELKLFQNALDFADLRVRDCMVPRVDVEAVDIDDTTIEQLTARFVDSKYSRIFVWRKSIDNIIGYINSKSLFTRPASISDVMMQVNFVPETMPLQLVLQNFIKHRTNIAVVIDEFGGTAGVISLEDVLEQIFGEIEDEHDVPDLTEKQVGPDEYVLSCRLEVKYLNEKYGLGIEESREYDTLAGFIIFNYEGIPTAGETVFVGGLQVRILRTTRSRIDLARVRKL
- a CDS encoding tetratricopeptide repeat protein: MKNVKILLSAALVFVGATALAQDFSAPQYEKWGDTPEQREKNILNSNFLKESCDNRDYNAAAHYLNELINSVPTASVSFYQRGAVIYKNKINRAKSVAEKNTYIDSLMLMYDLRAKYFGDHPKQGAAFILDQKAREYLRYKPSDRKGIREAFRAAIEAGGDNTDPETVVAYFSNLCDDYKNTDEVLPDEIIAEYDRLTPFFEKNPNANEYKAQFDAAFGLSGAASCENLEKLFRGKLEAAPDDEALLAQAVALMSRAKCDGDFYFTLAEKYYAVKPSSETAMFLAQAFQSKGDYAKAIKYLNEALAVEQDPAERQLLLVRIALIDLVANDIPGAASAARQARDLNPEDGVPYYVLAQCYAISAANCGGFAGQATFWAAYDTMSKAIELLPADSEYIESAKTSLNAFRSRFPTSEECFFNELQAGSRYTVTCGTAAGVVTSVRPR